The following is a genomic window from Dermatophilaceae bacterium Soc4.6.
CACCCGTACTACGTCTCGACCCAGGCGCACCCGGAGTTCCTCTCCCGGCCGCACCGGGCCCACCCGCTCTTCGCCGGGCTCGTCGGGGCCGCGCTCGACCGGCAGCGCGCCGAGCGCCTGGTGGAGGTGGAACGGCACACGGCCGACGCCGCGGCCGCCGCAGTGGGTGCGCCCGCCGACGCCGGCGTCTGAGGGGGCTGCGTGGACATCCCGCTCGGTGGTCGCCCGGAGCTGGTCGACGAGGTCGTCGACCGGCGGGTGGTGGACCGCAGCACGGCGTACGAGGGGATGGTCTGGGACGTGCAGCGCGACGTCGTCGACCTCGGCGACGCCGGGCAGGTGACCCGGGAGTACGTCGAGCACCCCGGAGCGGTCGTCGTCGTGGCCCTGCGCGAGGTCGACGGGGTCGACCACGTCGTGCTGATCCGGCAGTACCGGCACCCGGTGCGGACCATCGAGTGGGAGCTGCCCGCGGGGCTGCTCGACGAGCCGGGGGAGGCGCCGTGGCTCGCCGCCGCCCGCGAGCTGCGCGAGGAGGTCGACCTCGTCGCTCGGCGGTGGCACGTCCTGCTCGACTTCTACTCGTCACCGGGTGGGGTCTCGGAGTCGTTGCGGGTCTTCCTCGCCCGCGACGTGAGGCCCGTCGGGCCGGAGGACGGCGACTACGAGCGGCACGGCGAGGAGGCCGAGATCACCGCTCGCTGGGTGCCGCTCGACGACGCCTACGACGCCGTGCTGGCCGGTCAGGTGCACAACTCGGGGGCGGTCGTCGGCCTCATGGCGGCGTGGGGTGCGAGGGCTCGCGAGTGGGCACCGCTGCGGTCGTACGACGCGCCGTGGCCGTGGCACCCGGCCTACCGGGGCTGAGACGCCGCCGACGGCCGGCGGGTCAGCTCGACCAGAGGTGCGCCACGTCGATGACGACCCGCGGTGGCACACCCGTCGCCTCCAGCACGAAGACGCGGAACGGCAGGCGCGCCCGCACGCCCAGCCCCAGCGTCGTCTGGCCCTCGAAGCTGCCGGCGAAGGCCACCTGCCGGAAGGTGCGGTAGCCGGTCACGTCGACGATCTCGTTCGGGGTGGCGGGGTCGTAGGTCACGCGGTACGTGTCGTCCGAACGGGTCGTGATGATCTGCAGGAAGGCGCCACCGCGCAGCGGGACCGGCGCTCCGGATCCGTCGTGCCCGACCTGCCCCACGTAGGCCACCCGGGCCCAGGAGGCCCCGTCGATGACGAGACGGTCGTAGCAGGCGTGCTTCCCTGCCCGCACGTCGGTGACCGAGACCCCGTCCGCTCCGCTCGCCGCGCGGGGGAGCGACCCCCAGGTGATCCCGCAGTACGGCGTGGCCGCGCTCGCGGCACCGCTCGGAACCCCTGCTGCCAGCGCGAGCGCCAGCACCGTACACATCCTGAGAAAACGCTTCATGGCTCCTTCTCCTTCGTCGGGGGCGCTGCCCGACCGGCCGCGTCCACCACTGGAAGACGCACGAGGACCGGCGCAGGTTGACAACGCACCCGTTGGGAGCGGCGGACGGCGACGTCGCTGACTCAGGGCAGGCCATGCGTCAAGCGCGACGACGCTGAGTCAAGTGGGGAAGGGGCCACCGATCTGACGCCCCGGTACTGCGGGATGCTGGACCCGTGAGTCCTCCTGCCGACCCGTCCCGATCGACCACGCCACGGGTGGACCGGGCCTCGGTCAGCGTGTGCCTGGCGTCGTACGACGGTGCCGCGTGGATCGAGGAGCTGCTGGCCTCGGTGCTCGCGCAGCTCGGGCCGGACGACGAGGTGGTGGTGGTCGACGACGGTAGCAGCGACGACACCGTGGCCAGGGTGCAGGCACTGGGCGACTCGCGGATCTCCTTGCACCGCAACGAGATCAACCTCGGTAGCGTGCGCACGTTCGAGCGGGCGATGACGCTGAGCCGGGGCCGCTGGCTGTTGCTCGCCGACCAGGACGACGTGTGGGTGCCGGGACGGCTCGAGGCGATGGTGGGGGCGTTGCGTCACCACGGGGTCGTCGCCACGAGCGTGGCCGTGCTGGGCGAGCCCCTCGAGCCGCCGCGGTGGCCGCTGAGGGCGCGCGACTCCGGTCGGCGGCTGCTCAACCTCGGGCTCGTGATGGTCGGCGCACGGTGGTACTTCGGCTGCGCCATGGGCGTGCGACGTGACGTGCTGGCCGTCGCACTGCCGATCCCGGCGTTCGTGCACGAGTCGCACGACCTGTGGCTGGGGGTCGTGGGCAACGTGCTCGGCGAGATGACCCACCTCGAGCGACCATCGGTGCAGCGGCGCCTGCACGAGGCTAACCAGACCCCGCTGCACTGGCGCAGCCTGCCGACGATCCTGCGCTCGCGCTGGATGCTGGCTCGAGCGGTGGCCGTCGCCGTCCGACGGGCTCGTCGGGTTGCCCGTCAGCGCAGCGAGTAGGCTTGGCGCGACACGCTGAAGCGCCCCGAGCCGAGAGTGCAGGTGACGGTGGTGCTGTCGCTGCGGCAGGTGAGGCGTGACGAGCCGCTGCCGGCGACGACAGCGGCACCGGTGGCGAGAGTGACCTCCTGCTGCCCACTGGCGCGGGAGACCAGCCTCGAGGCCGGCAGGCCCTCCCACCAGGTGCCTGCGCCGCCTCGGGCCGCGTCGGCCAGCACGGTGTCGGTGGTACACGTGAGCTCGGCGCCGCGAGCCGTGAGGGAGATGCCGGCGCCCCAGGCGCCGTGGCAGTCGGGGGGCGTCGGCGGCGGCGTCCAGGTGCTGCTCTCGAGGTCGCAGCGAGCCTGCGGGCCATCGGCCGACACCGCGCAGACGATGCCGCCGGCGGCGGTGGCGAAGGCGGTCTCGACGTGACCCGTCGCGTCCACGACGGTGGGGGACGAGCTGCCGGTGAGCACCGGGGTGGAGCGGGTCGTCGGCGGAGGGACCGGCCGCGTCGTCGCCGCGGGGGAACCGCTCGACGACGGTAGCGTCGTCACGGTCGGGCCGGGGGTCTCGGTCGACCCGGCCGGCGCGGCCGGGACGGTCGGCACGGTCGGCGTCGGACCCGTCGGACCCGTCGGGCCGGGCGGGCCCGAGGTGGGTGGCGCGCCGGAGGTGCTGCCGGCGGGGCTGACCCCGGTCAGCGCCGAGCCGGACAGGGGGGCCGGCGCGCACGCGGTCACCGCGAGGGCGACCACGGTCAGCAGTCCGACGCGCAGCACCGTCGTGCCTCGACGACGAGGTCGCGGAGAAAGCTCGCATTTCGTGCGGGTCATGCGACGAGGATCGCACGCCGGCACCCCACGAGGCGGCACCGGCACGCGGGGCTCTCCCTACGGCATCGGGCTGGCGGTGGCGGACGGCTGCGTCCGCGTCGAGGGGGTTTGTTACCCACCGCGACGCGGACGCAGCCGCAGGTCAGCCGACGGGGACCGCGGCCACCGTGACCGGTGGAGCGGTCGGGTCGAGCTCGTCCGCCTGGTTCACCCCGGCCGGGGTGAGCACGTCGACCGCCTTGGGCACCGTGTTCGGGTCGAGCGCACAGATCGGGCTCGTCCCGCCCTCGGCGCAGACGCCGAAGGAGTAGCCGCCGGGCGTGGGGCTGAAGCCGCGCGCCTTGTCGCCGCTGAAACCGTCCTGACCGGTCAGGACGACCGCGAACGACCACCCCGGGCCCGGGGTGCCACCGAGCGACGCCTTGTCGAGGGTGATGGTGACGGTCTTCGCGGGACCGCTCGCGATGACTCCGGGCCGGCCCAGCGAGGTGCCGTTGGCGTCGACCCAGACCGGGTCGGCAAAGCCCTGCACCTCGATGCGCTGGCTCCACGCGTCACCAGCCGCGATCTCGTAGTTGCGGCTGGCGTAGGCGGCCGACGTCGAGGTGGGCGACCCGGTGGGGGTGTGCACGTAGACGTCGAGCAGCTGGGCCCCGAGCGATGACCCGAAGGTCGGTGACAGGTCGGCGAGGCTGGCCTGGAGCACGACCTGGTCGCCGCTGTCGAGGACCCGCCAGCGGGTGAGGTCGAAGGCTCCGGGGTGGAAGTCGCCGGCCGTCGGGTAGGCGTAGGTGCCCGGCCCGTTGTCGTCCCCGGTCGGGTCCGTGACGTCCTGCACCACGGTGCCCGTCACGAGGGTCGAGACGACGGTCACCTGGGCGTAGCCGGTGCCGGAGCCCAGGCTGGCCGCCGCGGTGATCACGCTGGTCCCGGTCGGGGTGGGCACGGTCAGGCTCCACGACCCGTCACGCGCGGCGCGGGTCTGCCGGGTGGCCGTGGCCCCACCGGCGTCGGTCGCCGTCGTCGCCACGGTCACCGTGGCGCCCGCGGAGGACGTCCCGGCCACCTGGGTCGCGGCGGTCTCGACCTGGGTGTTGGTCACCGGCGAGGTGATGGTGACGGGGACCGCGGTCACCGACCCGGCGGCATACCGGCTGGCGACGGCTTGCGGCTGGTCGACGAGGTGACCCTCCGCGAGGGAGCGCACGAGTCGCACCTCCTGGGCCTGGGCCCAGGTGAGCGGAGCGGCAGAGCCGGTGGGCCGGCCCGGCTCGAAGCCGATCGAGGCGAGACCCGGGTCGGTGCCGAAGGGTGAGGCCGCGACGGCCGGGTCCTCCCAGGCCTGCTCGGGCACCAGACCGACACCGGAGCTCTGGCGGTCGATGGTGCGCAGCAGGCTGCTGGCAGCGGGGAGGTTGCCCGTGCCGATCAGCTGCTCCGCCCGCTCGCCGGCGAGCACCGGCCAGAGGTGGCCCGATCCGTGCCCGGTGGTCGGCCACGGCTGACCGTCGACGGGGCAGTCGGTCGGGTCGGGCGTCCAGCAGTCGCCGTAGCCGTCCTCGGAGCCCGCGCCGTCCGTGCCGTAGCGGTAGAAGCCGGTGCCGGTCGGGGTGTCGCGGCGGATGACCTGGTCGACGACCTGGAGCGAGCGGCGCACGTCGGCGTCGTTGGCGGGCAGGGCGCCGAGCCGGGTCAGCTCGAGGAAGCCCTGGTCGATGACCGCGCGCTGGTCGGAGTCGACCGAGCCGTTGCCGAGGTTGTAGGTCGTCCCCGCGTTGGGATCGCCCGTCTTCGACAGCCGGATGAAGTAGCGGCCGGTGGCATACGGGCCGGTGGTGGTCACCGTCCAGCCCTTGATGCTGCGCTGGAAGTGGTCGGCCGTGGCCCGGTAGACCCGCGCCGACGCGGCGTCGCCGTTCGTGTCGGCGATGCGCGCGGCAGCGACCAGCCCGGCGATCTCGGCGGCGATGGTCGAGGGCGAGTAGCCGCCCTGCTCCTCCCACCGCTCCGAGCCGAAGGACGGGCCGTGGCTCACGACGAAGTCGGCGGCCTTCTTGATGTGGTTGCGGTAGAGGCCCTGGTCGGTGTCGAGCCCCGAGAGCAGCGCCATGAGGATGGGGTAGCTGGTCTCGTCGAGCTGGTCGCCGCCGGTGTCGGGCGCGGTCTTGCCGTTGGGGAGGCTGTTGCGCGGCATCCGCCCGTCGGGCAGCTGCTGTCGCAGGAAGAGGAATCGCGTGGTGTCCTGCGCGGTCGCGACGTCGCCGGCGGCGAGGAAGCCGGTGAAGGCCTCGTAGAGGTCGCGGCCGAAGGTCTCGCGGTAGGAGCCGAAGTAGACCGGCTTGCCGTCCACCTTGGTGCCGGCCTCGACCGCCTGCCCCCACGGGCTGCCCAGCCCCGCGGCGACGGCCCCGGGGAAGGTCTTGTCCTCACTGGCCTTGAGCACGTTGACCGACAGCCAGTAGGCCGCACGGGCGCGCTCGGCAGCAGCGGGCGTCAGGCCCGGCAGGCGGTACGGCGGCGCGACCAGACCGGCGTCGTAGTCGGTCCAGGTCTTGACGTAGGCGGCGCGGGTGTCGCCGTACGAGGTCGCCGCACTGGCCCCGGCGACGTCGATCGCGGCATTGCGGCGGGTGCCGTAGCCGAGGGCGAGGGTGCTGGTGCCGCCGCTGGAGAGGTCGAGCCGGGCCGTCTGGACGACGTTGCCCTGGCGGGCGGTCGTCGTCGTGGAGGTGAGCCGGTGCGCGGCGTCGAGCTGGGTGAGGCCGTCACTGGACGTGCCGGCATACCCGCTCTGCGCGCTGAGGAAGGGCTTGTCGGCCCGGAGCGCACCGAAGAGCGGGACGGCGTAGTCGCGGTTGACCGCCTGGCTGCTGGTGTTGGTGTCGGAGCTGACGAGCGCGGTGGTGGACGCGTCGACGACCGCGTCGTCGGCGCCGCCGTTCTGGGTGGTGGCGTCACCGCCACCGCCGTTGCCGTTGACCGACGCGTCGTAGCGCACGTAGACCTGCAGCCCGGGCTCGCGGGTGATCAGCCGCACCTTCATGACCACGGCGTCGCGCACCGGGTCGGTGACGTAGTCGGTGACCAGCGTGTAGCGACCGCTCTTGGCCCGGCTCGTGACCTCGCAGGCCATTCCCGACCGGTCGGTGGTGCGCACGGTGTAGGTCGTGTCGCGCGACTGCAGGTCGGTGAAGGTCGAGCCGTCGGTCACCGCGAGCTGCAGGGTCTCGACGTTGGTGTTGTCGACCGTCGGGGCGTAGACGTCGGAGAGCACACCGTTGGCGACGGTGTACCAGACCTTCGACGTGCGGTTTGCGGCCGTGCCGAGGCAGTCCTTGCGGGCGAGGCCGAAGTGGCTCATCGCGCCGGGGGAGCCGTCGGCGGCGGCGACGCCCGCGGAGAGGCCGGGCGGGGCAGCCTGGGCCGGGAGCACCGGCAGGAGGGGAAGCGCGGCAAGGGCTGCTGCAGCGACCGTAGGGATCAGGACATGGGGCTGGGTCACGCGACGGTGCGTGACGCGGGGAGAAAGGCGCACGAAGGGACTATGGACCCATGTGAGCCGCGCCACAACCCTGGCTGTGGCGCGGCCGGGCGCCCAGGTGGCTCGCGCATGATGGCGTGGTGCTGTCTGGACTCGCTCCCGCCCGTCGCCGGGTCGTGCTGACCGCGCTGGTGCTGGTCGTGGCGCTCGTGGTCGCCCTGGCTGTCGCGCTCGTGCTGCGGAGCCGTCCGGCGGCCGACGTCGACCAGTCGCGGCCGGGGCCGCTCCTGCTCGTGCCGGGGTACGGCGGGTCGGAGCGCTCGCTCGCGCCACTGGCCATCGCGCTGCGGGCCGGGGGGCGCGACGTCACGGTCGTCTCGCTGCCCGACTCCGCGCTCGGTGACCTGGGCGAGCAGGCGCGGGCCCTCGGGGACGCCGTCGACGCGGCGCTCGCCCGCACGGCGGCCTCCTCCGTCGACCTCGTCGGCTACTCCGCGGGCGGGGTCGTGGCCCGTCTGTGGGTGGTCGAGGACGGCGGGGCGGCGCGCACCCGTCGGCTGGTGACGCTCGGGTCGCCGCACGCCGGGACGCAGCTGGCCCAGCTGGGCACCCTCGTCGCCGGTGCCTGTCCCACGGCCTGCCAGCAGCTGGCCCCCGGCAACGCCGTGCTCGCGCGACTGGCGCGGGAGCCGATCCCGACCGGCGTCGTCGCCGTCTCGTTGTGGAGCACCTCGGACGACGTGGTCCTCCCGCCCGAGTCGGCCGTCCTGGCGGGGGTGGCCAGCCCATCGCTGCAGAGCATCTGCCCCGCCTCGACGGTGCGCCACGGGGGTCTGCCGGGCGATCGCCTGGTGCAGTCGCTCGTCGCCGAGGCGGTCGCCGTCGCCCGGCCGCCCACCTGGGGGCCGACCGACTGCTCCAGGCTCAGCTCGTGACGTCCCGGGTCGTGAAGTTGGCCCACCCGGCAGCGAGGAAGACGACGACGTAGACCACCTGGAGACCGGCCCCGCGCTCGAGGTTGGACCACAGCACGGGGTCGCGGTAGAGGTCGATGAAGGAGAGCCAGTAGCGGGTCGGGAGGTAGGGCTGCACCGGCCGCGCCGCGTCGACGGTCAGGAGCAGTGAGCTGCCGATGAGAAAGGCCATGGCGCCGAGGCTGGCGGTCTGGGGGGAGTCCGTCAGGGTCGACAGGAACAGCCCGAGGGCGGCGACCCCGAGCATCGAGACGGTGACGTAGAGGACGGCCACGAGCGTGCGCCAGGCCAGGTCGGTGGGCGTGAGGACCGAGCCCGAGAGGCTGATCATGCCGCCCTCGAGGGTGCCCGGACCGAGCAGCAGGCGGCCGACGAGGAAGCCGATCGCCGCCACCGACACCACGGCGGCGAGCACGAAGGCGACGACGGCGACCAGCTTGCGCACCAGCAGGCGCGTCCGCCCGACCGGGCGGATGAGCAGGTAGCGCAGCGTCCCGGCCTGCGCCTCGCCCGCGACGGCCTCACCGGCGACCACCGCCACAGAGATCGGCAGGAAGAGCGGCAGCACGATGGCCAACGCGGCGATGGCGAAGAGCGACCCGTCGGCGACGACGGCCGACAGGAACGCCGGGCCCGTGCCGGGCCGCGGGGCGAGCCGGGTCCACGCGAGCAGACCCGCCACGACGGTGGGCAGCAGGTTGAGCAGCACCAGCGCCACCCACGTGCGTCGGCGACCGAAGAGCTTGACCAGCTCGACCCTCATCGCGGCACCTCGTCGACGGCGCGGGCTCGCGTGCGGTGCTCGATGACGTCCTCCAGGGTGTGGCGCTCGGGGCCGAGCTCGCTCACCCGCACCCCGCCGGCGACGAGGCGCGCGTTGAGCGCGGCGGGGTCAGGCGTACGCACGAGCAGGCGCTCGCCGTCCCGCTGCTCGAGCTGCCCGTCCAGCAGGGCGACAGCGGCCGCCGGGTCGGGTGTGACGAGCATCGTGCGGCCGGTGGGTGCCGTCAGGGTCGCGAGCGACTCCTGCAGCACGAGGTGGCCGCGGTCGAGCAGGCCGATGCGCGTGCACATCTGCTCGATCTCGGCGAGGAGGTGGCTGGAGAGGAAGATCGTCGTACCCTCGGTGTTGAGGCGCAGCAGCAGCTCTCGGATCTCGCGGATGCCCTGGGGGTCGAGGCCGTTGGTCGGCTCGTCGAGCACGAGCAGCTCGGGGCGACGCATCAGCGCGGCTGCGAGCCCGAGGCGCTGGCGCATCCCGAGGGAGTAGGCGCGCACCGGGCGCCGGCCCACGGCCGAGAGGCCGACCAGCTCGAGCACCTCGCCGGCGCGTCGACTGCGGTCGCGCCGGCCGCCGCCGTGCGGGCCCTGCGGTGCTCTGCCACTGGCGTCGTGGAGCACGAGGTTGGCCCGGCCCGACAGGTGCCCGTATGCCGCCGGCCCCTCGACCAGCGCACCGACCCGGGGCAGCACACCGGCGGCCGCCCTCGGCATGGGCTCGCCCAGCAGCTCGATCTCACCCGAGGTCGCCAGCACCAGCCCGAGCAGGCAGCGAACGGTGGTCGTCTTGCCCGAGCCGTTGGCCCCGAGGAAGCCGTAGACGTCACCCGCGTGCACCTGCAGGTCGATGCCGTCCACGGCCGCGACGGTGCCGTACTGCTTGCGGAGCGCGCTGGTGCGGATGACGACCTCGGTGGTGTCCGCTCCCGCGGGGCTCACGAGGCGGCTCCCGGGCGCAGGCCCCTCGCGACCTGAGCCAGGCCCGCAGGGGTCAGGGTGCCGGTCACGAGCAGGGTGCGGCCGGTCACCGCCGGGTCGGTGACGAGCAGACCGATCGGGCCGACCGTCACGGCCACACCCTCGGGCAGGGTGGTGACGCCGACGACCGAGCGCAGCTGGTCACGCAGGGATCCGGCGACCCGGTCGGGCAGCTCGCCGACGGCCAGCTGGGTGACCCCGCGGCCGTACTGCCCGATGCCCTCGAGGCCCGGCGGAGAGGCGGAACGGGGGAAGCCGAGGAGGCTGGAGGGCAGGGCGGTGTCGGGCACGCGCCCGATGGCCTGAGCGAGGTCGAGACGACGACGGTCGAAGACCGGGGCGCCGGGGGGTGGTGCGAAGTCGACGACCTGCTGGCCCGGGGTCGCGTCGGTGAAGTCGAGGAAGGTGCTCGACATGGCCGGGACCGCACTCGTGCCGCCGCCTGCGCCCGCGCTCGACCGGCTGTAGGCCTCGACGAGCAGCGGGACGCCGGAGGCCCGGTCGGCCCAGACGTCGACCCGCGCGATGCTGCTGAGCGGCTCGTTCGGCAGCAGCTGCAGGCCGTCGGCCGGGCGCCCGGCGACGCGTCGGGACGGCAGAGACGTCACCTGGGCTGGTGTCGCCTGGCTCAGCAGGCGGTCCGCCAGCAGGGGCGGCAGCGTGTCGGTGGCCCGGGGGAGGCGCACCGCCCCGGCCGGGTCGGGCCCCGTGCGCGCCACGTCGCTGTCCTCGAAGTCGAAGACCTGGGTGCCGGCGGGCGAGGTGCGCGCGCTGAGCTCGCCGGTCGCGCTGAGGGTGTCGGAGCGCCAGTCCTGCGCACCGCGCCACCACACCCGTTGCTGCGTGATGCCCCCCAGCAGCGAGGCGACGTCGCCGAGGCCCGTCGTCACCGGCAGGGCGAGGCTGCCGGTCGTCTCGGCGTAGCCGGCATACGGGTGCTGCGCTGCGGCGTGGATGCGCGAGAGGAGGGCGGTGGCCGGGGACGCGGCGCCCGCGACGGGGAAGGCGCGGACGACGAGCGGCAGGATCACGAGCACGGCCACGAGGGCGGTGACGACGGCCCAGCGTCGACGCGCCGTGAGGGCGAGGCGCCCCCGGGGCGCTGACGTGGTCATGCGGCGAAGGTACGGCAGGTGGCTGTGCGGCGTCCCGCCTGTGCGGTCTGTGGTGCGGGCGCCCTTTCTAAGATCGACGAGCGATGGCGCGGGATTGCCGTCTCGGGTCGCAGAAGGTCGAAGATCTGCGAGGTGTGGCGACCGGAAGCGGGTTCGTGGGCGCCCGACCCCAGTCCCTAGGATGAGGGGGCGCCCTGGCCGCCCGGCCCGACGACTCTCACCCCGAAGGACTCCTCCGTGCTCCGCACCATCGAGGCCGGCACCCTGCGTGCCGACCACTCCGGCCAGAACGTCACGCTCGCGGGCTGGGTCGCTCGCCGGCGCGATCACGGTGGGGTGGCCTTCCTCGACCTGCGCGACGCCTCGGGCGTCGCCCAGGTGGTCGTGCGCGACGAGGTGCTCGAGCAGGGTGGCGCGCACGACCTGCGCAACGAGTACTGCGTACGGGTCACCGGCGTCGTCGGCCTGCGGCCCGAGGGCAGCGCCAACGCCTCGCTGCCGACTGGCGAGATCGAGGTCAGCGCCGAGCACATCGAGGTGCTCAACCCCAGCGCGCCGCTGCCCTTCCAGATCGACAGCTACGTGACCGTCGGCGAGGAGGCACGCCTCAAGTACCGCTACCTCGACCTGCGCCGCCCTGCCCAGGGCGCCGCGCTGCGCCTGCGTTCGAAGGTCAACGCAGCTGCCCGTACGGTGCTCGCCGCTCACGACTTCGTCGAGATCGAGACCCCGACGATGACCCGCTCGACGCCCGAGGGCGCCCGCGACTTCATCGTGCCGGCCCGCCTGCAGCCGGGCTCGTGGTACGCCCTGCCGCAGAGCCCCCAGCTGTTCAAGCAGCTGCTCATGGTCGCCGGTATGGAGCGCTATTACCAGATCGCGCGCTGCTACCGCGACGAGGACTTCCGCGCCGACCGTCAGCCGGAGTTCACCCAGCTCGACATCGAGATGTCCTTCGTCGAGGAGGACGACGTCCTCGCCCTCGGTGAGGAGCTCGCGGTCGCGCTGTGGACGCTCATCGGCGTCGACCTGCCGACGCCCTTCCCGCGGCTCACCTACGCCGACGCGATGGCCCGATACGGCAGCGACAAGCCCGACGTGCGCTTCGGGCAGGAGCTCGTCGACTGCACGGCGTACTTCTCCGACACGCCGTTCCGCGTCTTCCAGGCCGAGTACGTCGGTGCCGTCGTCATGCCCGGTGGGGCGTCCCAGCCGCGCAAGCAGCTCGACGCCTGGCAGGAGTGGGCCAAGCAGCGCGGCGCGAAGGGCCTGGCCTACGTGCTCGTCGGCCAGGACGGCGAGCTCGGCGGCCCCGTGGCGAAGAACCTCAGCGAGGGCGAGCGGGCCGGGCTGGCCGCCCAGGTCGGGGCCGCCCCGGGCGACTGCGTCTTCTTCGGGGCCGGCACGACCAAGGCGACCCGGGGCCTGCTCGGTGCGGCGCGGCTCGAGATCGGCCGCCGCTGCGAGCTCATCGACGAGTCGTCCTGGGCCTTCCTGTGGGTGCACGACGCGCCGCTCTTCGAGCCCGCCAGCGAGGCTGTCGCGGCCGGTGACGTCGCCGTCGGCGGGGGCGCCTGGACGGCTGTGCACCACGCCTTCACCTCGCCGAAGACGGAGTTCCTCGACACCTTCGACGTGCGGCCCGGTGAGGCGCTGGCCCACGCCTACGACATGGTGTGCAACGGCAACGAGATCGGTGGCGGGTCGATCCGTATCCACCAGCGCGACGTGCAGGAGCGGGTCTTCGCCATCATGGGCCTGAGCGAGGCCGACGCCCAGGAGAAGTTCGGCTTCCTGCTCGACGCCTTCGCCTACGGCGCCCCGCCGCACGGCGGGATCGCCTTCGGATGGGACCGGATCTGCGCGCTGCTGTCGGGGATGGACTCCATCCGCGAGGTCATCGCCTTCCCCAAGTCGGGTGGCGGCTACGACCCGCTGACCCAGGCGCCGGCCCCCATCACGGCGCAGCAGCGCAAGGAGGCCGGGGTCGACGCCAGGCCCGAGGCCCCGAAGGCGGAGCCGGCGGCTGCCCCCACGGCCTGATCCTCGGCGCACTCGACGCAGCGTCACGCTCGCCTGGGGGGCGGTCAGCGCAGCACGAGGTCGGCCGTCGCCGTGCGTCCGGCCTCGAGGGTGACCGTCACCGAGGCGGTCTGACCGTCGCGGGTCACCTGGACCTCCCACGGGCCGGGGGGCAGGGCGGGCCAGGCGTAGCGACCGTCGTCGCCCGTCAGCACCCCGATCTCCGGGACGGCGACCATCGGGTCGCCGTGGCTCACGACGCTGACCAGCAGCCCGCTGACGGGTTTCCCCGCCCCGTCGGTCACCCTCCCGGCAATGGCCGGGGTCCACTCGCCCTGCCCCGGCTGGTCGACGGACGAGACGGCTGTGTCCGGCCCAGCCGCCGCGTCGTAGGCCGGTCTGCCGGTGCTCGCATCGCCGCCCGTGCTCCCGCCGGTCGACCCGGCAACCCCCCCACCTGCAGGCGAGGCGGTCGCCGACCCGGCGTCCGCGGCATACGGGACCGAGCCGCAGGCTGCGAGCAATGCGGCGGCGAGGGCGATCGCGGCCGTCGTCGTCAGCCTGCGGCCGCAGAGGCCGGGGCGGTGACGTCGTCTGGTGGTCATGGGCGCTCGCTCCTTCGGGTCAGGGTGGGGTGTGCGGGTCGTGCCGGCCTACGGGCCCGTCATCAGGAGAGAGCCACCCGGGACCCCGATCGTTCCGTCGGGGTCCCGGGCGGCCGGGTCGCTGCCAGAGACACGGGCGCTGAGCCTCCGCTCAGGGCAGGTTGACGATGCTCATGAAGGTCGTGAACTTGGCCTGCGTGATGCGGGTGCCGCTGTTGTGGGTCGAGCTGAGGCTGCCGAGGCCGTTGGTGTGGATGGCCATGGCGCACGGACCGTTGGCGCAGTAGGCGGCGGTGCTGCCGCGGTACTGCCAGACGGGCGAGCCGCTCTCGCCGCCGATGGTGTCGTTGTCGTAGAAGATCCGGTAGGTCTGCGAGGCGCGCACGCTGTCGTAGGACATCCACTGGGTCGACGGCTTGTCGCCGGGGTAGCCAGAGACGCGGGTGAAGGTGTTGTCGAGCGACGCGGTCTGCCACCACATGCCGAACCAGCCGGTGCTGTTGCCGACGGGGCTGCTCAGCTTGATGATCGCCGCGTCGTAGTCGGACGACCCGCTGCTCAG
Proteins encoded in this region:
- a CDS encoding ATP-binding cassette domain-containing protein, whose translation is MSPAGADTTEVVIRTSALRKQYGTVAAVDGIDLQVHAGDVYGFLGANGSGKTTTVRCLLGLVLATSGEIELLGEPMPRAAAGVLPRVGALVEGPAAYGHLSGRANLVLHDASGRAPQGPHGGGRRDRSRRAGEVLELVGLSAVGRRPVRAYSLGMRQRLGLAAALMRRPELLVLDEPTNGLDPQGIREIRELLLRLNTEGTTIFLSSHLLAEIEQMCTRIGLLDRGHLVLQESLATLTAPTGRTMLVTPDPAAAVALLDGQLEQRDGERLLVRTPDPAALNARLVAGGVRVSELGPERHTLEDVIEHRTRARAVDEVPR
- the aspS gene encoding aspartate--tRNA ligase — translated: MLRTIEAGTLRADHSGQNVTLAGWVARRRDHGGVAFLDLRDASGVAQVVVRDEVLEQGGAHDLRNEYCVRVTGVVGLRPEGSANASLPTGEIEVSAEHIEVLNPSAPLPFQIDSYVTVGEEARLKYRYLDLRRPAQGAALRLRSKVNAAARTVLAAHDFVEIETPTMTRSTPEGARDFIVPARLQPGSWYALPQSPQLFKQLLMVAGMERYYQIARCYRDEDFRADRQPEFTQLDIEMSFVEEDDVLALGEELAVALWTLIGVDLPTPFPRLTYADAMARYGSDKPDVRFGQELVDCTAYFSDTPFRVFQAEYVGAVVMPGGASQPRKQLDAWQEWAKQRGAKGLAYVLVGQDGELGGPVAKNLSEGERAGLAAQVGAAPGDCVFFGAGTTKATRGLLGAARLEIGRRCELIDESSWAFLWVHDAPLFEPASEAVAAGDVAVGGGAWTAVHHAFTSPKTEFLDTFDVRPGEALAHAYDMVCNGNEIGGGSIRIHQRDVQERVFAIMGLSEADAQEKFGFLLDAFAYGAPPHGGIAFGWDRICALLSGMDSIREVIAFPKSGGGYDPLTQAPAPITAQQRKEAGVDARPEAPKAEPAAAPTA
- a CDS encoding carboxypeptidase-like regulatory domain-containing protein: MTTRRRHRPGLCGRRLTTTAAIALAAALLAACGSVPYAADAGSATASPAGGGVAGSTGGSTGGDASTGRPAYDAAAGPDTAVSSVDQPGQGEWTPAIAGRVTDGAGKPVSGLLVSVVSHGDPMVAVPEIGVLTGDDGRYAWPALPPGPWEVQVTRDGQTASVTVTLEAGRTATADLVLR